A part of Maniola hyperantus chromosome 14, iAphHyp1.2, whole genome shotgun sequence genomic DNA contains:
- the Ppt1 gene encoding palmitoyl-protein thioesterase 1 — protein sequence MKPWLGLLLLFKFIVAEPTPIVLWHGMGDTCCLAYSLGMFKMFLQKQIPGVYVQSLRIGNSAIEDLENGYFMFPNKQVEYVCEVLAKDPKLQDGFNAIGFSQGSQFLRAVVQRCGHNIGRVKNLITLGGQHQGVYGLPHCFALQHETCDYVRKLLNYAAYYSWVQKSLVQATYWHDPLDDATYKKSSEFLADINNERKINQTYVQNLNKLEHFVMVKFNNDSIVQPKETEWFGFYAPGQAKKLISLQQSKLYKEDRLGLKKMDEDGKLVFLSQPGDHLRFTEEWFIENILKPYLL from the exons ATGAAACCTTGGTTGGGTTTGTTGTTGTTATTTAAGTTTATCGTGGCTGAACCTACTCCAATAGTTTTGTGGCATGGAATGG gtgaCACTTGCTGCCTCGCATACAGCCTGGGTATGTTCAAAATGTTTCTCCAAAAACAGATACCAGGGGTATACGTCCAATCTCTTAGAATAGGAAACTCTGCCATAGAAGATTTGGAAAATGGTTACTTCATGTTCCCTAACAAGCAAGTAGAGTATGTCTGTGAAGTATTGGCCAAGGATCCTAAACTTCAGGATGGATTCAACGCTATAGGTTTCTCGCAGGGGAGTCagttttt ACGAGCAGTGGTGCAGCGTTGCGGTCACAACATTGGGCGAGTAAAGAACCTGATCACACTGGGAGGCCAACACCAGGGCGTGTACGGACTGCCTCATTGCTTTGCTCTGCAGCACGAGACTTGTGACTACGTGAGGAAGCTGCTTAACTACGCTGCGTATTACAG CTGGGTTCAAAAATCCCTAGTCCAAGCAACGTACTGGCACGACCCGCTCGACGACGCCACATACAAGAAAAGCAGCGAATTCCTGGCAGACATTAACAACGAGAGAAAAATCAACCAGACCTATGTCCAGAACCTGAATAAATTGGAGCATTTTGTTATGGTGAAGTTTAACAACGATAGCATTGTGCAGCCTAAAGAAACAGAGTGGTTCGGTTTCTACGCGCCCGGACAGGCGAAGAAGCTTATTAGTTTACAACAGTCGAAActttataaagag gaTCGCCTAGGCTTAAAGAAAATGGACGAAGATGGAAAATTAGTATTCCTTTCTCAACCAGGGGATCATCTACGTTTCACCGAAGAGTGGTTCATAGAGAACATACTAAAACCTTATCTACTTTGA
- the LOC117988073 gene encoding uncharacterized protein encodes MAKRYFLTEHVFVRARHMDVNNDRAIDEYIIGLLKQGNSLFAKTADGTIAAFCINFAASSVDPQNLRNYAYYRQDPNTKDYLYYTAKLQETPNLWNIFKEDKVFEIKMLAVLPEYRRQGLATMLAQKSKTQAKDQGYKIVRMDCINPYDYKIAERCMLSCLVKFPLHKLRGTNAPFIKKSSEHNSCLRVFVEAPVKQDAPNMKQIDFESMFE; translated from the exons ATGGCGAAGCGCTATTTCCTCACCGAGCATGTTTTCGTGCGTGCTCGACACATGGACGTGAACAATGATCGCGCTATCGACGAATACATTATTGGTCTCCTTAAACAGG GCAATTCGCTGTTCGCAAAAACAGCGGACGGCACGATTGCGGCGTTCTGTATTAACTTTGCCGCCAGTTCAGTCGATCCGCAAAATCTCCGCAACTATGCATATTATAGACAG GATCCTAATACAAAGGACTACTTATATTACACGGCAAAGTTGCAAGAAACCCCAAATCTTTGGAATATTTTCAAGGAAGATAAAGTTTTTGAG ATCAAAATGTTAGCCGTGTTACCGGAGTACCGAAGACAAGGTTTGGCCACCATGCTTGCTCAGAAATCCAAAACGCAAGCCAAGGATCAAGGATACAAAATCGTACGCATGGACTGCATTAACCCTTATGA tTACAAAATAGCTGAACGTTGCATGCTATCCTGCCTAGTGAAATTCCCTCTACACAAGTTGCGTGGTACAAACGCACCTTTCATCAAGAAGAGTTCGGAGCACAACTCGTGCTTGCGGGTGTTCGTAGAGGCGCCAGTGAAGCAGGATGCGCCTAATATGAAGCAGATTGATTTTGAAAGCATGTTCGAGTGA